DNA from Gloeocapsa sp. PCC 73106:
AAAAGTGTCCTAATAGTAATGGCGACTGCTATAAGTTTCGGTTTTCTTCTAAAAACTTTTCAATTTCTTTTTTTTTATGCTTAAAAGTATTCTCTCATGACTCAACTTTTCTGCCCAAAATCACTAAATCTCTAGTTTTACCATCTAATTGGGCGATACCAGGTAAATAACCCCATTGCTGAAAGTCATATTTAGCAAATAGCTTCAAACTAGGCAAATTGTGGGCAAAAATAAAAGCTAAAAGGCTAGTAATACCTAATTGGGGACTGTGAACAATCGCTCTCTTCAGAAGATCTTGACCAATCCCTTGACCTTGGTAAGAGGGAGAAACGTAGATACTTAATTCAACGGTTTGGTGGTAAGCTGGACGTCCATAGAAAGATTGAAAACTCAACCAACCTGCTATTTTGTCTTCTATTTCGAGAATCCAGATAGGGCGATCGCGCTCTGGAGAATGCATAGTAAACCAGGTTTGACGACTTTCTACTGAAACCGGTTCTAAATCTGCCGTCGCCATGCGACCTGGTATACTGGCGTTATAAATTTCTACGATAGCGGGTAAATCGGTGGGGATTGCGTCACGAATTTTTCTATTCATGTTTGTAGTAAAGCCCTCAAGACAATGGTAGCTGACTCTCGGATCGCGGTGGAACGTACGTCTAGCTTTTCGTAGTTATCTACAAATTTTTGATAGTCTTCTAAATCT
Protein-coding regions in this window:
- a CDS encoding GNAT family N-acetyltransferase, which codes for MNRKIRDAIPTDLPAIVEIYNASIPGRMATADLEPVSVESRQTWFTMHSPERDRPIWILEIEDKIAGWLSFQSFYGRPAYHQTVELSIYVSPSYQGQGIGQDLLKRAIVHSPQLGITSLLAFIFAHNLPSLKLFAKYDFQQWGYLPGIAQLDGKTRDLVILGRKVES